In one window of Bdellovibrio bacteriovorus W DNA:
- a CDS encoding hypothetical protein (COG0305 Replicative DNA helicase), with protein MSTRIPPHNSEAEQSILGALMLDREALDQVGDVVAPDDFYVPAHQKIYSAIKDLHSQNQPIDFITVSNLLQGEGAMQSVGGPEYLLSLLDKTISSAHVGSHAKIVKEKATLRRLIQVNSQLIEKAYDQDFVDVESFVDQAESEIFKIGENKAASGLVGSMEIVKASIAKIEELYKNKAEITGLSTGFKKLDEMTAGLHPGEMTIIAARPSMGKTAFSLNIAQHVALRLKKTVAYFSLEMGKESMMMRLLSSESKVSMGEIRNGRIQDSAWPRLINAASALSEASIFIDDTSGISPFEIRSRARRLKAEHGLDLIMIDYLQLMSMKQKVHSREQEVAEISKSLKAIAKELQVPVIALAQLNRSVEGRAEKKPMLSDLRESGSIEQDADVIMMLYRDDYYEKENPDVAGHAEVIVGKQRNGATGPVKLRFDAQYSRFRDPDFEAPNPNQSMPPPQAPPPMPGGKPKNFAPGANF; from the coding sequence ATGAGTACGCGAATTCCACCGCACAATTCTGAAGCAGAGCAATCCATATTGGGTGCCCTTATGCTTGACCGAGAAGCTCTCGATCAGGTCGGGGACGTGGTTGCGCCAGATGATTTTTACGTACCTGCGCACCAAAAAATTTATTCTGCAATTAAAGACCTACATAGCCAAAACCAACCGATCGACTTCATCACCGTTTCCAACCTTCTTCAAGGCGAGGGAGCGATGCAATCGGTTGGGGGACCTGAGTATTTACTAAGCCTTCTAGATAAGACCATTTCTTCTGCACACGTTGGTTCGCACGCTAAGATCGTTAAAGAAAAAGCCACTCTTCGTCGCCTTATTCAAGTTAACAGCCAGTTGATTGAAAAAGCTTACGATCAAGACTTCGTTGACGTTGAATCATTCGTCGACCAAGCAGAGAGTGAGATCTTCAAAATCGGAGAAAACAAAGCCGCTTCTGGTCTTGTTGGCTCCATGGAAATTGTTAAAGCTTCTATCGCAAAAATCGAAGAGCTTTATAAAAATAAGGCCGAGATCACGGGTTTGAGCACTGGCTTTAAAAAACTCGACGAGATGACGGCGGGTCTTCACCCAGGTGAGATGACGATTATTGCCGCTCGTCCTTCAATGGGTAAAACGGCGTTCTCGTTGAATATCGCCCAACACGTGGCTTTGCGACTTAAAAAAACAGTGGCGTACTTCTCTCTTGAGATGGGTAAAGAGTCGATGATGATGCGTTTGTTATCATCCGAATCTAAAGTCAGCATGGGTGAGATCCGTAACGGTCGTATTCAAGACTCTGCGTGGCCTCGCCTGATCAATGCTGCCAGCGCCCTCAGTGAAGCGTCTATTTTTATTGATGATACTTCGGGAATTTCTCCTTTTGAAATTCGCTCCCGTGCTCGTCGCCTTAAAGCAGAACACGGACTTGATTTAATCATGATCGACTACCTGCAGTTGATGAGCATGAAACAAAAAGTTCACTCTAGAGAGCAGGAAGTTGCTGAAATTTCTAAGTCTCTAAAGGCTATCGCCAAGGAGCTTCAGGTTCCAGTTATTGCCCTCGCTCAGTTAAATCGAAGCGTTGAGGGCCGTGCCGAGAAGAAGCCTATGCTTTCGGATCTGCGTGAGTCTGGGTCTATCGAGCAAGATGCCGACGTTATCATGATGCTTTATCGTGATGACTACTACGAGAAGGAAAACCCAGATGTTGCAGGACACGCTGAGGTCATCGTCGGAAAGCAAAGAAACGGTGCCACAGGGCCTGTTAAATTGCGTTTTGATGCTCAATACAGCCGATTCCGTGATCCTGATTTTGAAGCTCCTAATCCAAATCAATCAATGCCTCCGCCACAGGCACCTCCACCAATGCCAGGTGGAAAACCGAAAAACTTTGCTCCTGGAGCTAATTTCTAA
- a CDS encoding site-specific DNA inversion stimulation factor (COG2204 Response regulator containing CheY-like receiver, AAA-type ATPase, and DNA-binding domains), producing MTPNLNSSDNLFVANLQSVSLEKLVKSKLEVLFAQQREAQVELNGLYNVVIEQVEKPLLELALRAYNGNQVKTAQMLGINRNTLKKKIDNYKIRVKKTN from the coding sequence ATGACGCCGAACCTAAACAGTTCTGATAATCTTTTTGTCGCCAATCTTCAGTCCGTAAGCTTAGAAAAGCTTGTGAAAAGTAAACTTGAAGTTTTGTTCGCTCAACAACGCGAAGCTCAAGTTGAATTGAACGGATTATATAATGTGGTGATCGAACAAGTTGAAAAACCACTTTTGGAGCTGGCTCTTCGCGCATATAACGGTAATCAAGTAAAAACAGCTCAGATGCTTGGTATCAATCGTAATACTTTGAAAAAGAAGATTGATAATTATAAAATACGCGTTAAAAAAACAAACTAG
- a CDS encoding radical activating enzyme (COG0602 Organic radical activating enzymes), which yields MLKINEVFYSIQGETTYTGLPTVFVRLTACNLRCTYCDTKYSYYEGELQSTEKLLEEITSHGTKYVCITGGEPLLQKEVFSFMTLLCDKGFQVSLETSGSKSIEKVDKRVKTILDVKTPDSGAADSFVMENLTHSIDSTEYKFVICSEKDFEWAEEFCRQHNLFEKFVVLYSPSYGQVSELWLAEKILHKKSSARLQLQLHKYIWSSETRGV from the coding sequence ATGCTTAAAATTAACGAAGTCTTTTACAGTATTCAGGGTGAAACAACTTACACGGGTCTACCGACGGTGTTTGTTCGTCTAACAGCGTGCAATTTACGCTGTACCTATTGCGACACAAAATATTCTTACTACGAAGGTGAGCTTCAAAGCACAGAAAAGCTTTTGGAAGAAATTACCTCCCATGGAACAAAATATGTCTGCATCACCGGCGGCGAACCTCTTTTACAAAAAGAAGTTTTCTCGTTTATGACATTGCTTTGCGATAAGGGCTTCCAGGTTTCCCTAGAAACCAGTGGATCTAAATCTATCGAGAAGGTTGACAAGAGAGTAAAAACTATTCTGGATGTAAAAACACCTGATAGTGGTGCTGCAGATTCATTCGTTATGGAGAATCTTACTCACTCAATTGATTCAACAGAGTATAAGTTTGTGATTTGTTCTGAAAAAGATTTTGAATGGGCCGAAGAATTCTGTCGTCAACACAATTTATTTGAAAAATTTGTTGTTTTATACAGCCCATCATACGGCCAAGTGTCTGAACTTTGGTTGGCAGAAAAGATTTTGCATAAAAAGTCATCTGCAAGGTTGCAATTACAACTGCATAAGTATATTTGGTCATCCGAAACACGAGGAGTATAG
- a CDS encoding cell division protein FtsK (COG1674 DNA segregation ATPase FtsK/SpoIIIE and related proteins) gives MQQFLKKFRQDVISVGFLGMGLFIALSLISYNPYDPSMNSIGQGLRATNYCGIVGSFLADSLYQFFGLAAWVIVAGMGRMAYASFRGENVHLKNIRFIWAMLLIVNIAALLSVYLPETRVFKDQIYLGGLLGLGVSQALIRAFNSIGVQVILISLMIVLAVFYFERSLKEIFEIPLALLAKIRDMNIPQKMAKFFAGMFVFEETDKKSKKKSGPKEKPEKKSLFPLSAEKFLDDEEEELDEALAEALEASEEEEEEFEDEEEEEEEELEEEEELEEEDVPALRMGQKRKVVMKAKPPRRIEKWDMPKLALLEDPPASRIRIDKNEIQRKAESLLDKLKNFNIEGQIQDAKPGPLVTMYEFKPNADVKISKISELEDDLSLALSSESVRVVGHIPGTDVVGIETANLKRETVYYKDLIAEDAFWGEDYALPMALGRAVDGDPKVVDLRKMPHLLIAGTTGSGKSVFVGSIITGLLFRHSPKTLRLVLIDPKMVDLAAFASIPHLALPHVTEPKKASVALKWAVREMEKRYKSLSKFGVGKIETFNEKVGDLTKEEIEEHEATNQALEDSKARGDQYYYQPLPFIVIVVDELADLMIVEKQNIEEPIQRLTQKARACGIHLIIATQSPRKDVVTGLIKTNIPGRVALKVASKMDSRIIIDDSGAERLLPNGDMLFQAPGIGKPTRHHGPYVSDKEIENVVTHWSSQAEPEFDPVGMRALEGYSESGEPGDAGGSFGDEEYDEKYDEILAWASEQKEISASLIQRKFRLGYPRAARLIELFEREGVVGPANGSKPRQVLVSSYRDA, from the coding sequence ATGCAGCAATTCCTCAAAAAGTTTCGTCAGGACGTAATTTCAGTAGGCTTTTTGGGTATGGGGCTTTTCATTGCCCTATCCCTTATTAGCTATAATCCCTATGACCCTTCTATGAACTCCATAGGTCAGGGCCTTAGAGCCACCAACTATTGTGGAATTGTAGGAAGTTTCTTAGCTGATTCACTTTATCAGTTTTTTGGCTTGGCTGCTTGGGTAATTGTTGCGGGTATGGGGCGCATGGCCTATGCGAGTTTTCGCGGTGAGAATGTTCACTTAAAAAATATTCGTTTTATCTGGGCTATGCTTCTAATCGTGAACATTGCGGCTCTTCTTTCTGTGTATTTACCAGAGACGCGTGTGTTCAAAGATCAGATCTACTTAGGTGGACTTTTAGGACTGGGTGTTTCTCAGGCCCTGATTCGTGCATTTAACAGCATCGGCGTTCAAGTTATTTTAATATCGTTGATGATTGTTCTGGCGGTGTTCTACTTTGAAAGATCTCTGAAAGAGATTTTTGAAATACCTTTAGCCCTTCTTGCTAAGATCAGAGATATGAATATCCCACAAAAAATGGCGAAGTTCTTCGCGGGAATGTTTGTCTTTGAAGAAACAGATAAAAAGTCTAAGAAAAAATCAGGGCCTAAAGAAAAGCCAGAAAAAAAATCTCTCTTTCCCCTCTCTGCCGAAAAGTTTTTAGATGATGAAGAAGAAGAACTCGATGAGGCGCTGGCTGAAGCTTTAGAGGCCTCTGAAGAAGAGGAAGAAGAATTTGAGGATGAAGAGGAAGAGGAAGAGGAAGAGTTAGAAGAAGAAGAGGAGCTCGAGGAGGAAGATGTTCCTGCTTTGCGTATGGGACAAAAACGCAAGGTTGTGATGAAAGCAAAGCCACCTCGTCGCATTGAAAAGTGGGATATGCCTAAGCTTGCTCTTTTAGAAGATCCTCCAGCGAGTCGTATTCGTATTGATAAAAATGAAATTCAAAGAAAAGCAGAGTCATTGCTTGATAAGTTGAAGAACTTTAATATCGAAGGCCAAATCCAAGACGCAAAACCGGGTCCTTTGGTGACCATGTATGAGTTTAAGCCAAATGCCGATGTTAAAATTAGTAAGATCTCCGAATTGGAAGATGACTTGTCGCTTGCACTTTCTTCAGAGTCAGTGCGTGTTGTGGGTCATATTCCGGGGACTGATGTTGTCGGTATTGAGACAGCGAACTTAAAGCGTGAGACCGTTTACTATAAAGACTTGATTGCTGAAGATGCCTTTTGGGGTGAAGATTACGCCCTTCCGATGGCTCTAGGTCGCGCCGTGGATGGCGATCCTAAGGTTGTGGATTTAAGGAAAATGCCGCATCTCTTGATCGCAGGTACGACGGGTTCTGGAAAATCCGTTTTTGTCGGCTCCATTATTACTGGATTATTATTTAGACACTCTCCGAAAACTCTGCGCCTAGTTTTGATCGATCCAAAGATGGTCGACTTAGCAGCGTTTGCCTCTATTCCGCATCTTGCTCTTCCCCATGTGACTGAGCCGAAAAAGGCTTCGGTGGCATTAAAGTGGGCTGTGCGCGAAATGGAAAAGCGCTATAAATCCCTATCAAAATTCGGCGTGGGTAAGATTGAAACCTTTAATGAAAAGGTTGGGGATCTTACGAAGGAAGAAATCGAAGAGCATGAAGCTACCAATCAAGCCCTTGAAGATAGCAAGGCTCGTGGAGATCAGTACTATTATCAGCCGCTTCCATTTATCGTGATCGTAGTAGATGAGTTAGCGGACTTAATGATTGTTGAAAAGCAAAACATCGAAGAGCCGATCCAGCGTTTGACGCAAAAGGCTCGTGCTTGTGGAATTCATTTAATCATCGCAACTCAGTCTCCACGCAAAGACGTTGTGACGGGGTTGATTAAGACGAATATTCCAGGGCGAGTGGCTCTAAAGGTTGCCTCGAAGATGGACTCAAGAATTATTATCGACGACTCAGGTGCAGAGAGGTTGTTACCGAACGGTGATATGCTCTTCCAAGCGCCAGGAATTGGTAAACCGACAAGACATCACGGACCTTACGTGTCTGATAAAGAGATTGAAAATGTGGTGACTCATTGGTCATCTCAGGCTGAACCAGAGTTTGATCCCGTGGGGATGCGCGCTCTTGAAGGATATAGCGAATCAGGTGAGCCAGGTGATGCGGGTGGTAGCTTTGGGGACGAAGAGTATGATGAAAAGTACGACGAAATTTTAGCGTGGGCCTCGGAGCAAAAAGAAATCTCTGCCTCGCTTATTCAACGTAAATTCCGCTTAGGTTATCCGCGAGCAGCCCGATTGATTGAGCTCTTTGAGCGTGAAGGCGTTGTAGGGCCAGCTAATGGCAGTAAGCCGCGTCAAGTTTTGGTTAGCAGTTATAGGGACGCCTAA
- a CDS encoding hypothetical protein (COG0253 Diaminopimelate epimerase), with protein sequence MESFEDLKIIKMSGAGNTFLLIDNRKSSSRSLPDSIKHLAKPDIARRFCDIHFGIGADGFVFLEDSDNKENAFRWDFYNSDGSHAQMCGNAARCVARYYFDFINNSKAKFSFESIAGIIQVELLEKAQVQVRMPAIHIYNMNLELRMPDGSFKFFSHLNTGVPHLVEELESTAHPHKFLEQSKYLRSHHGLPNEGANVTYYAVLASDEISAITFERGVEDFTLACGTGAVAAAYAYAFKTGVRWVKVKMPGGTLEVKFFENNEFPIMSGPATYIAEIKINTEALHVQS encoded by the coding sequence GTGGAGAGCTTTGAAGACTTAAAAATCATCAAGATGTCGGGAGCGGGAAATACATTCCTGCTCATTGATAATCGCAAGTCGTCTTCTCGCTCTTTACCTGATTCCATCAAGCATCTTGCAAAACCCGATATCGCTAGACGGTTTTGTGATATTCATTTCGGTATAGGTGCTGATGGTTTTGTATTTCTTGAAGACAGCGACAATAAAGAAAACGCGTTCCGCTGGGATTTCTATAACTCCGATGGATCTCATGCTCAAATGTGTGGAAATGCCGCGCGCTGTGTGGCTCGGTACTATTTTGATTTTATCAACAATTCAAAAGCTAAATTTAGCTTTGAGTCTATTGCAGGCATTATTCAAGTGGAGCTGCTAGAAAAGGCACAAGTTCAGGTGCGTATGCCTGCTATTCATATTTACAATATGAATTTAGAACTTAGGATGCCAGATGGTAGTTTTAAATTCTTTAGTCATCTAAATACAGGAGTTCCTCACCTTGTTGAGGAGCTTGAGAGTACGGCTCACCCCCACAAGTTCTTGGAGCAATCTAAATATCTACGCAGTCATCACGGACTTCCTAATGAAGGCGCTAACGTGACCTATTATGCAGTCTTAGCTTCGGACGAAATATCTGCAATTACTTTTGAGCGTGGTGTGGAAGACTTTACGTTGGCTTGCGGAACCGGTGCAGTAGCAGCGGCCTATGCCTACGCATTTAAAACGGGCGTTCGCTGGGTTAAAGTAAAAATGCCCGGCGGCACTCTAGAAGTTAAATTTTTTGAGAACAATGAATTTCCTATAATGTCAGGTCCTGCGACCTATATCGCAGAAATAAAAATAAATACGGAGGCATTGCATGTCCAATCTTAA
- a CDS encoding dihydrodipicolinate synthase (COG0329 Dihydrodipicolinate synthase/N-acetylneuraminate lyase): protein MSNLKGTFTALITPFKNGQIDFESLEKLIQFQLKNGVDGFVINGTTAESPTLEKSEVSELFKFARKVSGPNVPLIVGTGSNSTAQTMKDSRQAQEMGADAVLVVVPYYNKPPQRGLEAHFKAVAESISIPVILYNVPGRTITSLESQTISNLAKIENITSIKEASGKIDFANEIIKSVDESFILLSGDDGTYVEFLAAGGHGVISVATHVIPKQMVQWRAWAQAGELDKAREDIKKYSRLIDLLFIEANPIPVKKALELMGIISSAELRLPLMELADSNTEMLRKEMQGLGLV from the coding sequence ATGTCCAATCTTAAAGGAACCTTTACTGCCCTCATTACACCATTTAAAAACGGCCAAATAGATTTTGAATCTTTGGAAAAACTCATTCAATTCCAATTAAAAAACGGTGTGGATGGTTTTGTTATTAACGGGACAACGGCAGAAAGCCCCACTCTTGAAAAATCTGAAGTTTCTGAATTATTTAAGTTTGCTAGAAAAGTTTCAGGGCCGAACGTTCCCTTGATTGTCGGGACAGGTTCTAATAGCACTGCGCAGACGATGAAAGACTCTAGGCAGGCTCAAGAAATGGGAGCTGATGCGGTGCTAGTGGTTGTTCCTTATTATAACAAGCCGCCTCAGCGTGGCCTTGAGGCGCATTTTAAGGCCGTGGCAGAGTCTATTAGCATTCCTGTAATTTTATACAACGTCCCTGGTCGTACGATTACATCTCTGGAGTCGCAGACTATTTCAAATCTTGCGAAGATAGAAAATATCACTTCGATCAAAGAAGCTTCTGGGAAAATTGATTTTGCAAATGAGATCATCAAGTCTGTGGATGAAAGCTTCATCCTTTTATCGGGTGATGATGGAACTTATGTAGAGTTTCTCGCAGCTGGTGGCCATGGGGTTATCTCAGTCGCAACACATGTGATTCCAAAACAGATGGTGCAATGGAGGGCCTGGGCTCAGGCAGGAGAACTTGATAAGGCGCGCGAGGATATTAAAAAATACTCCCGTCTTATTGATTTATTATTTATTGAGGCAAATCCTATCCCTGTTAAAAAAGCTTTGGAGCTTATGGGAATTATTTCTTCAGCAGAGTTGCGCTTACCTCTTATGGAGCTTGCGGATTCAAATACAGAGATGCTGCGTAAAGAAATGCAGGGTTTGGGTTTAGTATGA
- a CDS encoding hypothetical protein (COG0289 Dihydrodipicolinate reductase) → MKKRVGLFGATGRMGKEISQLLATSSDLELHYAVQRTTAWDESRASEVDVWIDFSLPEAFEAMLQRVKSTGKPLVSGTTGLSAEQLLKLKQLAENQPVLWASNMSLGVAVLSEALKALSALSDFDFQIEEIHHHRKKDKPSGTAITLQENLKRAVQKDLPEPVAIRGGGVFGEHKIYALGEEEVLTFSHSALNRTVFAKGAVRAASWIIHQKSGYYSIANMLFKN, encoded by the coding sequence ATGAAAAAAAGAGTAGGACTTTTCGGAGCCACAGGAAGAATGGGGAAAGAGATTTCTCAACTTCTGGCTACCTCTAGTGATTTAGAACTTCACTACGCAGTTCAAAGAACAACCGCATGGGACGAGAGTCGGGCTTCTGAGGTTGATGTTTGGATTGATTTTTCTTTGCCAGAGGCCTTTGAGGCGATGTTGCAAAGAGTGAAGTCCACGGGGAAACCTTTAGTTTCTGGAACGACGGGACTATCCGCCGAACAACTTTTAAAATTAAAACAACTTGCTGAGAATCAACCGGTGCTATGGGCCTCTAATATGAGTCTTGGTGTGGCAGTTCTTTCGGAAGCTTTAAAAGCTCTTTCGGCTTTAAGTGATTTTGATTTTCAAATTGAAGAAATTCATCATCATCGCAAAAAAGATAAACCTTCAGGTACAGCAATCACCTTGCAAGAAAATCTTAAGCGAGCTGTGCAAAAAGATCTTCCTGAGCCTGTAGCCATTCGTGGTGGTGGAGTTTTTGGTGAGCATAAAATCTATGCTCTTGGCGAAGAAGAGGTTTTGACGTTCAGTCACTCGGCTCTTAATCGAACGGTCTTTGCTAAAGGGGCCGTTCGTGCGGCAAGTTGGATTATCCATCAAAAGTCAGGGTACTACTCCATCGCAAATATGCTTTTTAAAAACTAG